From one Malus sylvestris chromosome 1, drMalSylv7.2, whole genome shotgun sequence genomic stretch:
- the LOC126614971 gene encoding flavanone 3-dioxygenase 3-like — protein sequence MDDEKSSSSFSMGKSAQERGLPYVPECYVIPTSHGPSLTPDVATVPTIDFGRLKQGPDERKLVIEEIRTACHQLGFFQIVNHGICQTVLDEALLSASEFFNLPGSEKAKFMSNDVHNPVRYGTSLKDGLDTIQFWRAFLKHYAHPLADWIKYWPNNPSNYRETMGKYSSEVKKLNTEITEAITESLGIGPNYISKKMEDGMQVITVNCYPPCPNPEIALGLPPHSDYSCLTIVLQSCPGLEIMHTGDSKWKQVPQLHGALQVHVGDHFEVLSNELYKSVVHRATLNRDRTRISIASLHSLGLEEKMGTAKELVSEENPGRYKESSFKDFLNFLANNDLAEGKSFINTLKVDEKQ from the exons ATGGACGACGAAAAAAGTTCAAGCTCATTTTCAATGGGGAAGAGTGCACAAGAGAGAGGCTTGCCATATGTGCCTGAGTGCTATGTGATTCCAACATCACATGGTCCAAGTTTGACTCCAGATGTTGCCACTGTTCCGACCATTGATTTTGGAAGACTGAAACAAGGCCCTGATGAACGAAAACTTGTTATTGAAGAAATTAGAACTGCTTGTCATCAGTTAGGGTTCTTCCAA ATTGTGAACCATGGCATCTGTCAAACTGTTTTGGATGAGGCTCTTTTGTCGGCGTCGGAGTTTTTCAATTTGCCGGGCTCAGAGAAGGCAAAGTTCATGTCTAATGATGTTCACAACCCAGTGAGGTACGGGACAAGCTTGAAGGATGGACTTGATACGATTCAGTTTTGGAGGGCTTTTCTTAAACATTATGCTCACCCGTTGGCAGATTGGATCAAGTACTGGCCTAACAATCCTTCTAATTACAG GGAAACAATGGGCAAGTATAGCTCAGAAGTGAAGAAACTGAACACGGAGATAACAGAAGCAATCACTGAGAGTCTAGGGATAGGTCCAAACTACATAAGCAAGAAAATGGAAGATGGAATGCAAGTCATTACAGTCAACTGCTACCCACCATGCCCTAATCCTGAAATTGCACTAGGGTTGCCACCCCATTCAGACTACAGCTGCTTAACCATTGTTCTTCAGAGCTGCCCAGGGCTCGAAATCATGCATACCGGAGACAGCAAATGGAAGCAAGTCCCACAGCTTCATGGTGCTCTCCAAGTCCATGTGGGTGACCATTTTGAAGTACTAAGCAATGAATTGTACAAGAGTGTTGTGCACCGGGCCACGTTGAACCGTGACAGGACAAGAATCTCCATTGCTAGCCTGCATAGTTTGGGATTGGAGGAGAAGATGGGCACTGCCAAAGAGCTTGTGAGTGAAGAGAATCCTGGGAGGTACAAAGAAAGCAGCTTCAAAGATTTTCTGAATTTTCTCGCCAACAATGATCTAGCAGAAGGGAAGAGCTTCATTAACACACTCAAAGTTGATGAAAAACAATAA